The genomic segment TTTTACTTTCTTAAATTGTTTCGTAAAGTAATCTCTTTTGCTATCGTCAGAAGCTTCCCAAATACCTCCTATTTGAGTTTGGGTAAATAAACAATTACTTTTGAGATAGGAAGATAAATCTGGTAATTCATTTAATAAAATTTCAGGGATGATTTTAATCTTAATAGGTTGGTTTTTCGCTTTAACATAAATTTTTTTATCCTGAATATCTAAATCCCCTATCTTAAGCCTACAAACCTCTATAGGCCTTAAAGCACCATAATAAACAAACCTTACAAATAAATATAAAAGTTTATCATTCTCCTTTAAATAATTAAAAATAGCCTGCTCTTCTTCTGGCTTATATGTCTTATTACGTTTAGGACTACTACGTAATACATTAATTTTTTTAACGAAATTTTCTTTTATTAAATCATTATCCTCTAGTATTTGAAAAAATGAAGCAATATCTGTACGTGAATTATTTCTATTCCTAGGACTAGAATTCAATAATATTGAATTCAAATATTGTATTACCGTTTTTTTTGTAATACAATCGATATCATCCTTCTCCTTAAATTCATTTTCTAGCAACCATTTCTTGAATCTATTAATACGACTTTTATATCTTACAAAGGAACTAGCAGCCATTGCTTTTTCCTTTAATTCAAGAGCCAATTTAAAAGCCTCTAAAATAGTAGTTTCAATTTGTTTCTGAGGTGTTGATTCAACAACGGTTGTAACTAATGTAGATTTCTCAGTTTTAGATGTCTTACCATCTATTTTGTTTTGTAGATGCTCAACCAAAGTTTCATTATCCTTGTAAGGATTAAATCCTTCTTGTAATACAATCTCTAAGCTTTGCTTTAATACTTTTAAAAGATGGTAACGCGTTCGTTTATCCTTGTATCTATTTACACCACCTTTAATATTGGTTTGTCTTACAAGTTTACCAGTTTTAGGATTTCGGAAAGAATAATAAATATACCAATCCTTATTCAAAGCTTCCATTTTTTCCTTTTTGGACAGCTTTGACCATGAGTTAATATCTACACCACCTGTAAATAATTTAGGATCTGAATAATTAGATTTCATTGGAAAAACGTGTACGATATCGTGTACGTTTTGTAAAAGTAAGAAAAAAGAAGACATAAAAAAACGGATTGTGAGACACAATCCGTTGATTTTAATAGCTTTCGCCTTGTAGCGGGAACTGGACTCGAACCAGTGACCTTCGGGTTATGAGCCCGACGAGCTACCTACTGCTCTATCCCGCGATTTAATCAAAAAATGAATGTCTTAGCTCTTAACTTTCGGTTCATAATGCCGACTCAATCATTTTAGGACTGCAAAGATAATACTTTTTTTCGAATACCAAAATTTAAACAAAAAAATAACGCTCAATTTTAATTTGAGCGTCATTGTCCCTAATTTATTATGGCAAAAAATTAATCGTCGTCGTCTTCAGTATCTAATGTTGCTAATGCTCCTTTTCTATTAACTTCATCTAAATCAAAATCAACAATATTCGGAAGCTTATCTTTTAAGGCTGCAAAATTACCTTTAAATTGATTATCGCCTAACAGTAATGTTCTCAGATTTGTAAGCTGTGCTAACTCGTTTGGAAGATCACCGTAAAATGCATTATTCGATAATACTAATTCTTCTAACTCTACAAGACCACCAATAGATGAAGGAATCTTCCCTAATAATTGGTTATCAAATACGCTTAATACTTTTAAAGATTTTAAACTCGATAAGCTTGATGGAAGTGTTCCCATTAATTGATTACTACTTAATATTAAGTTTTCTAAGTTTGTTAAGCTTCCTATAGATGCAGGAATCTCACCAGAAAAATCATTATTAAATAATTCTAATGATTTCAAATTAGATAAATTTCCAATATCGGAAGGGATTTTACCGCTAAAAATATTAGAAAATAATTTTAACTCTTCTAAGTTAATCATGCGCACTAAAGAACTTGGTAATTCACCACTTAATTTATTGAATGATAAGTTAAGTACTTTTAAGTGTTTTAATTTTGAGATAGACTCTGGAAGGCTTCCTTTTAAGCCATTAAAACTTAAGTTGATGGCAACAATATTATCATCTTCGATAGTTAAACCATGCCATGTTGAAACTGGTTCCTCTAAATCCCAAGATTGACTCCAAGAATCACCATTAGTCGCGTTGTATAAATCTACAAGTGCCGTCTTTTGGTCTTTCGAAACTTCTGCAAATGAGAGTAATGAAATTAAGCAGAATACTAGTGTTATTTTAAGTGTCTTCATAGTTATAGGATTTTGTGGAGGGACACAATAACAATACGAATTTACTTATATTATCAATAAACGGCAAATTTTTTCGACGAAATGCACTCCTAAAAACACAATTAACTACAAATCACCACTTTAAGGATATCACTGTTCAATGCTTTTAGCCTCAAAACTTACAATATTTTGATACTTAATCGCTGCTGTTATCTGCATTGGATTACAACAAATTTCACAATCCTCAATATAATTTTGATGGCTTTGAGATAAATCTATGAGCATAGAAATCCGTTCCCAACAGTATGGACATTGAAAGAAATACTCATCCATAATCGTTTCAATTTAAAATTGAACATTTAGCAACTCTCCACTAATTTGAAGCACTTCTAATTCAGATAATTTTGCGGCGAATTTAGCTTGATTTCGACTTAATTCTGCATTAAGTAAGTTAACCTGAGCCTGTCTAAATTCAATAGAATTAACTTGGCCTATTTTAAATTTTTCTTGTGTACGATCAAAATTATTCTGAGCCGTTACAATATTTTTTTCTTGAATATTATAAATTTCAAGTTTATTCTGGTAATTATCCCAAGCATTATTAAAGTCGCGTTCTATATTTAGTAAAATGCTTTCTTTTTGAAGCTTTTGTGTTTCAAGATTTACTTTTGCATTCTTTACTCTAGTTATAGTTGCTCCACCATCAAACAGATTCCAGTTTAAATTAACTCCTGCTGATAATCCTGTCCCAATTAAGGATAGTACTTGTGAAGCCGCATTATTATTATTCCTATTCCAACCATACGAACCTGATAACCCAACTGTTGGTAAATATCCCGACTTACCCGAATTTATATCTAGTTGGCTAATAGCTATATTTTTTTCTGTTTGAAGCAATGCAACATTACGAGACTTTGCTTTTTCAAATAAACTTTCTTTTTGAAACTGAAGTGTAAACTCAACCTCTGTTTCAACATTAAAATCATTAGAATACGCTTCCCCTAAAACTAATTTTAAGTCGCGCTTAGCCGTTTTTATATCTTGCTTTGTATTAATAATGTTAATACTATCAGTATTAATATCGACTTCAGCATTTAGTACTTCTAACTTGGTGTTTTGACCATATTCAAACTGATACTCAGCGCGTATTAATCTATCTTTCGTATTATTAAGCGTTTCCTCTAAGGCATTTAGATTATCGGAAAGTTGAGCCACATTATAATACACAGAAAATAACTGAAGTATTGTAATCTCTATAGTTTCTCTTGCTTGTAATTCTGATAATTGATACTGCTCTTTTAAGCGTTTGTAATTATAACGCCTACCTAAACCATCAAAAAGTGTATAATTTAAACTCACACTAGCATTATAGCTTGAACTTTCTGCACCTTTTAAAACCGCATCTGCCCTTCCATCCGAAAATGAGACCTCTGAATCATCTAAACTATAATTTGCACCAGCACTACCGGTTAGTGTTGGTAAAAATCCTGTGTTAAAAATACTCGTATTATTTTCAGCAACTGTTACAGCATTATTTGCGATTTTTACTCCATAATTATTATCTAGAGCTGAAGAAACCGCCTGCTCTTTAGTTAAAAGTTCTTGCGCCTGCAAACTAATGCTGCATGCAAAAAACAGAAACGTAAGTTTGATTTTAGTGATCATTTGCTTCATTTTGTTCTTTTATTGCACGTTCTACCTCTTCTTTAGTCACTTTATTTCCGGTTGCCAACCACTTACTATTTTGTTTTATACTGTTACTAAACGATAAAAACAAAGGTAAAACCAACAAGGTTAGAATAGTAGCATAAGCAATACCAAATGAAATAGAAATAGCCATTGGTTTTAAGAATTGGGCTTGTCTACTTTTTTCCAATAATAAAGGTGCTAAACCGGCAACCGTTGTTAATGATGTTAAGAATATAGCTCTAAAACGCGATTTTCCAGCTTCAGATAAAGCCAAATCAAAAGACATTCCTTCTTTTAAATTACTATTAAATTTTCCTATCAAAACTAAACCATCATTAACCATAATACCAATTAAAGC from the Winogradskyella helgolandensis genome contains:
- a CDS encoding TolC family protein; protein product: MITKIKLTFLFFACSISLQAQELLTKEQAVSSALDNNYGVKIANNAVTVAENNTSIFNTGFLPTLTGSAGANYSLDDSEVSFSDGRADAVLKGAESSSYNASVSLNYTLFDGLGRRYNYKRLKEQYQLSELQARETIEITILQLFSVYYNVAQLSDNLNALEETLNNTKDRLIRAEYQFEYGQNTKLEVLNAEVDINTDSINIINTKQDIKTAKRDLKLVLGEAYSNDFNVETEVEFTLQFQKESLFEKAKSRNVALLQTEKNIAISQLDINSGKSGYLPTVGLSGSYGWNRNNNNAASQVLSLIGTGLSAGVNLNWNLFDGGATITRVKNAKVNLETQKLQKESILLNIERDFNNAWDNYQNKLEIYNIQEKNIVTAQNNFDRTQEKFKIGQVNSIEFRQAQVNLLNAELSRNQAKFAAKLSELEVLQISGELLNVQF
- a CDS encoding tyrosine-type recombinase/integrase, translating into MKSNYSDPKLFTGGVDINSWSKLSKKEKMEALNKDWYIYYSFRNPKTGKLVRQTNIKGGVNRYKDKRTRYHLLKVLKQSLEIVLQEGFNPYKDNETLVEHLQNKIDGKTSKTEKSTLVTTVVESTPQKQIETTILEAFKLALELKEKAMAASSFVRYKSRINRFKKWLLENEFKEKDDIDCITKKTVIQYLNSILLNSSPRNRNNSRTDIASFFQILEDNDLIKENFVKKINVLRSSPKRNKTYKPEEEQAIFNYLKENDKLLYLFVRFVYYGALRPIEVCRLKIGDLDIQDKKIYVKAKNQPIKIKIIPEILLNELPDLSSYLKSNCLFTQTQIGGIWEASDDSKRDYFTKQFKKVKDIFSLGKDYGLYSFRHTFITNLYREMEKTASPFEVKSKLMLITGHTSMSALEKYLRDIDAALPEDYSELLK
- a CDS encoding CPXCG motif-containing cysteine-rich protein, whose translation is MDEYFFQCPYCWERISMLIDLSQSHQNYIEDCEICCNPMQITAAIKYQNIVSFEAKSIEQ
- a CDS encoding leucine-rich repeat domain-containing protein is translated as MKTLKITLVFCLISLLSFAEVSKDQKTALVDLYNATNGDSWSQSWDLEEPVSTWHGLTIEDDNIVAINLSFNGLKGSLPESISKLKHLKVLNLSFNKLSGELPSSLVRMINLEELKLFSNIFSGKIPSDIGNLSNLKSLELFNNDFSGEIPASIGSLTNLENLILSSNQLMGTLPSSLSSLKSLKVLSVFDNQLLGKIPSSIGGLVELEELVLSNNAFYGDLPNELAQLTNLRTLLLGDNQFKGNFAALKDKLPNIVDFDLDEVNRKGALATLDTEDDDD